Within Inmirania thermothiophila, the genomic segment TGGCGGCGCGGATCCGCGAGCGCGCGCTGGCGTGGGCGGTGGCCGAGGCGGGGGTGGAGGAGATCGAGCGGCTCAACATCCTCGGCGCCACGCTGCTCGCCATGCGCCGGGCGGTGGAGGCGCTGGCGGTGGCGCCTGAGGCGGTCCTCGTGGACGGCGACCGCTGTCCGCCGCTGGCGGTGCCGGCGCGGGCGGTGGTGCGGGGCGATCGCACCGTGGCGGCCATCGCCGCGGCCTCGATCCTCGCCAAGGTGGCCCGTGACGCGCACATGCAGGAGCTGGAGCGGTGCTACCCCGGCTACGGCTTCGCCCGCCACAAGGGCTATCCCACCCGCGAGCATCTGGAGGCCCTGGCGCGCCTCGGCCCGTGCCCGCAGCACCGGCGCGGCTTCGCGCCCGTGGCGCGGCTCCTGGGGGCAGGACGGTGAAGGCGCCGGCGACCTTCGTGCACCTGCGCGTGCACAGCGAGTACTCGCTGGTGGACGGCATCGTGCGCATCCCGCAGCTGGTGGCGCGGGCGGCGGAGCTGGGGATGCCGGCGGTGGCGGTCACCGACCAGTGCAACCTCTTCGCGATGGTGAAGTTCTACCGCGCGGCGCTGGCGCGGGGGGTCAAGCCGGTGGTGGGCGTGGACGCCTGGCTCGCCGACCCCGCGGGGGAGCCCGGGCGGGTGGTGCTGCTGTGCCAGGACGGCGCCGGCTACCGCAATCTGACGCGGCTGGTCTCGCGCAGCTACATCGAGGGTCAGCACGGCGGGCGGCCGGTGCTGGAGCCGGCCTGGCTGGAGGAGGCCTCGGGCGGGCTCATCGCGCTCTCGGGAGGGGCCGAGGGGGTGCTCGGGCGCGCCCTGCTGCAGGAGCGCGCCGACGAGGCGGAGCGCTGGCTCGGGTTCTTCGGTCGCTGCTTCCCGGGGCGGTTCTACCTCGAGGTGCACCGGCTCGGGCGCCCCCACGACGAGGCGCACCTCCACGCCGCGGTGGGCTTCGCGGCCGCGCACGGGCTGCCGGTGGTGGCCACCAACGACGTGCGCTTCCTGCTGCGCGAGGACTTCGAGGCCCACGAGGCGCGGGTCTGCATCCACGAGGGGCGGACGCTGGACGATCCCGCGCGGCCGCGCCGCTACACCGAGGCGCAGTACCTGCGCGGGCCGCAGGAGATGGCCGAGCTCTTCGCCGACCTGCCCGAGGCCCTGGCCAACGCGGTGGAGATCGCGCGCCGCTGCAACCTGGAGCTGACCCTCGGCCGTTCGGTGCTGCCCGACTTCCCACTGCCGCCGGGGGAGGACGCGCCGGGCTTCCTCGCCCGGCAGGCCCGCGAGGGGCTGGCGCGGCGGCTCGCCGCCCACGGGCCGGCGCCGGGCCACGACGAGGCGGCGTACCGGGAACGGCTCGAGCGCGAGCTCGAGGTCATCACCGGCATGGGCTTTGCCGGCTACTTCCTGATCGTCGCCGACTTCATCCGCTGGGCGCGCGAGCACGGGGTCCCGGTGGGCCCGGGGCGCGGCTCCGGAGCGGGCTCCCTGGTGGCCTACGCCCTCGGGATCACCAATTTGGATCCAATACGTTACGACCTGCTCTTCGAGCGTTTTCTCAATCCGGAGCGGGTCTCGATGCCGGACTTCGACATCGACTTCTGCATGGAGCGGCGCGACCGCGTCATCGAGTACGTGGCCGAGCGCTACGGGCGCGACCGCGTCTCCCAGATCATCACCTACGGCAGCATGGCGGCGCGCGCGGTGGTGCGCGACGTCGGCCGCGTCCTCGGCCATCCCTACGGCTTCGTGGACAAGCTGGCGAAGCTGATCCCCTTCGAGGTGGGGATGACGCTGGAGAAGGCCCTCGCCGAGAGCGAGGAGCTGCGTGCCCGCTACGAGCAGGAGGAGGAGGTCCGCGCCATCCTCGACCTCGCCCGCGCCCTGGAGGGGCTCGCGCGCAACCCGGGCAAGCATGCCGGCGGCGTGGTCATCGCCCCCGCGCCGCTCACGGACTTCACCCCGCTCTACTGCGAGCCGGGCGGCGAGGGCCTGGTGACGCAGTTCGACAAGGACGACGTGGAGGCGGTGGGGCTGGTCAAGTTCGATTTCCTGGGGCTGCGCACCCTGACCATCATCGACTGGGCGCTGCGCACCATCAACGCCGAGCGCGCCGGCCGCGGCGAGCCGCCGCTGGACATCGACGCCATCCCCCTCGACGACCCCGCCACCTACGACCTGCTCAAGCGCTGCCAGACCACGGCCGTCTTCCAGCTGGAGTCGCGGGGCATGAAGGACCTCATCCGCAGGCTCCAGCCCGACTGCTTCGAGGACATCGTGGCCCTGGTGGCGCTGTTCCGCCCGGGGCCGCTGCAGTCGGGCATGGTGGACGACTTCATCAACCGCAAGCACGGGCGCGCCCGGGTGGAGTACCCGCACCCGGACCTCGAGCCCATCCTCCGGCCCACCTACGGCGTCATCCTCTACCAGGAACAGGTGATGCAGATCGCCCAGGTGCTGGCGGGCTACACCCTGGGCGGGGCCGACCTGCTGCGCCGGGCCATGGGCAAGAAGAAGCCCGAGGAGATGGCGAAGCAGCGCGAGATCTTCCTGCGCGGGGCGCGGGAGCGGGGGGTGGAGGAGGGGCTGGCGAACCACATCTTCGACCTCATGGAGAAGTTCGCCGGCTACGGCTTCAACAAGTCGCACTCGGCCGCCTACGCCCTCGTCTCCTACCAGACCGCCTGGCTCAAGGCCCATCATCCGGCGGCCTTCATGGCCGCGGTGCTCTCCTCCGACATGGACAACACCGACAAGGTGGTGGAGTTCATCGAGGAGGCGCGCCAGCTCGGGATCGAGGTCCTGCCGCCCGACATCAACCAGTCGGACTACGCCTTCACGGTGTGCGGCGAGGCGGCGATCCGCTACGGGCTCGGCGCGGTGAAGGGGGTGGGGCGCTCGGCCCTCGACGCCGTGCTGGGCGAGCGCGAGGCCGCCGGGCCCTTCCGGGATCTCGCCGAGTTCTGCCGCCGGGTGGACCTGCGGCGGGTCAACCGCCGCGTCATCGAGGCCCTGATCCGCGCCGGGGCGATGGACGCCCTGGGGCCCAACCGCGCCACCCTCATGGCGCAGCTGCCGCACGCGCTGGCGGCGGCCGAGCAGCACTCGGCGATGCAGGCGGCGGGCCAGCACGACCTCTTCGGCCTCGGCGGCGGCGAGGTGAGCGCGCCGGCGGCGCCCGTGCTCGCGGCGGTGGAGCCGGAGTGGGACGAGGAGACGCGCCTGACCGGCGAGAAGGAGACCCTCGGGCTCTATCTCACGGGGCATCCCATCGAGCGTTTCCTGCCCGAGCTCGGGCAGTTCACGAGCGGGCGCATCGGCCAGTTCGCCGGCGAGGCGGAGGGGCGGGGCGAGCAGAAGGTGGTGCTCGCCGGGCTCGTGGTGGGGCTACGCACCAAGGCCAGCCAGCGCGGCGGGCGCATGGCCTTCGTCCTCCTCGACGACCGCTCCGGGCGGATCGAGGCCACCCTCTTCCCGGAGGTCTACGAGCCGGCGCGGGAGCTGGTGGTGCGCGACCGGGTGCTGGTGGTGGAGGGCAGCCTCGGGGTCGACGACTACACCGGGCGGATGCGGCTGGTGGCGGAGCGGGTCATGGACATGGCGGCGGCGCGCGCCGCCTACGCCCGCGCGGTGGAGATCGAGGCCGGGCCCGGGCTCGAGCCCGCCGCCCTGGCGGCGGTGCTGGAGGCCTTCCGCGGCGGCGGCTGCCGCGTGCGGGTGCGCTACCGCAACCGCCGCGCCGAGGCCGCCCTCGTCCTCGGCGAGGCCTGGCGGGTGCGCCCGGAGGAGGCGCTGCTTGCGCGGCTGCGCGCCCTGGCGGGCTGCGCCGGCTGCACCGTGCGCTACGCCGCCGGCCGTGACAACGCCGCGGCGAGGGCGGGATAATGCCCGTCCCTCGCAACCGCGGCGGACCGGCGCGATGACCCGCAACTTCCTGGACTTCGAACAGCCCATCGCCGAGCTCGAGGCCAAGATCGAGGAGCTGCGCTACGTCGGCAGCGACGCCGAGCTCAACATCAGCGACGAGATCGCGCGCCTCGAGGCCAAGAGCCGCAGCCTCACCGAGTCCATCTTCTCCTCGCTCACCCCGTGGCAGGTGGCGCAGGTGGCGCGGCACCCGGACCGCCCCTACACCCTCGACTACGTGGCGCGCATCTTCACCGACTTCCAGGAGCTGCACGGCGACCGCGCCTTCGCCGACGACCCCGCCATCGTCGGGGGGCTGGCCCGCCTGGAGGGCCGGCCGGTGCTGGTCCTCGGCCACCAGAAGGGGCGCGACACCAAGGAGAAGCTGCGCCGCAACTTCGGCATGCCGCGTCCCGAGGGCTACCGCAAGGCGCGCCGGCTCATGGGCCTGGCGGAGAAGTTCGGCCTGCCGGTGCTCACCTTCATCGACACCCCCGGGGCCTATCCCGGGATCGACGCCGAGGAGCGCGGCCAGAGCGAGGCCATCGCCGGCAACCTGATGCGGATGGCCGGGCTGCGCGTGCCCATCCTCTGCACCGTCATCGGCGAGGGCGGCTCCGGGGGGGCGCTGGCCATCGGCGTCGGCGACCGCCTCCTCATGCTCCAGTACGCCACCTATTCGGTCATCTCCCCCGAGGGCTGCGCCTCCATCCTCTGGCGCAGCGCCGAGAAGGCGCCGGAGGCGGCCGAGGCGATGGGGATCACGGCCGCGCGCCTGCACGCCCTCGGGCTCGTCGACGAGGTGGTCCCCGAGCCCCTCGGCGGCGCCCACCGCGACCCCGACGCCATGGCGGCGACCCTCAAGGCGCGCCTGGTGGAGGCCCTCGAGGCGCTCTGCGCCGAGCCCGTGGACGCCCTCGTGGAGGCGCGCTACCGCCGCCTGCGCGCCATCGGCCGCTTCCGCGAGTAGCGCCGGGCCCCGGCGCGGCAGGGGCAGCCACGTGAGGGCCTTCTCCCCGCCCGCCCTCGCCGCCGTGCTGGAGGGCCTGCCCGGCGACGGCCGGCTCTGGATCGCCTTCAGCGGCGGCCTCGACTCCACCGTGCTGCTGCATGCGGCGGCGCGGCTGCGCCCGCGCCGCGGGCTGGCGGCGGTCCACGTCCACCACGGTCTGCGGCCCGAGGCCGAGCGCTGGGCGGCGCACTGCGCCGCGCGCTGCGGGGCGCTCGGCGTCCCCTTCGAGCTGCTGCGGGTGGCGGTGCAGGGGCGGGCGGGCGGCGTCGAGGCCGCCGCGCGCAGGGCGCGGCGGGCGGCGCTGGCGGCTCGGCTCGGCCCGGGCGAGGTGCTGCTCACCGCCCACCATGCCGACGACCAGCTGGAGACGGTGCTGATGCAGCTGCTGCGCGGGGCGGGGGTGCGGGGGCTTGCGGCGATGGCGCCGCTCGCCCCCCTCGGCGCGGGCTGGCAGGCGCGGCCGCTGCTGGCGTGGAGTCGGGCCGAGCTTGCGGCGTGGGCGGAGGCGGAGGGGCTGAGCTGGGTCGCCGACCCCATGAACGAGGATGCGCGCTTCGACCGCGCCTGGCTGCGCCGACACCTGCTGCCGGTGCTCGCCGGGCGCTGGCCGCGGGCGGCGCAGGCCGCGGTGCGAAGCGCCGGGCGGTGCGCGCGGGCGCTCTCGCTCCTGGATGCGCTCGCCGACCTGGACGGGGCGGAGGCTTACCGGGGGCGGCCGCTTCCGGTGTCGCGCCTGGCCGCGCTGCCCCCTGCGCGGGGCGCCAACCTGCTGCGGCGCTGGCTCGGCGATCTCGGTCTGCGCCCCCCCGACGAGGCGCGCCTGGAGGCGGCCCTGGCCGCCCTCTGCGGGGCGGCGCGGGACCGGCTGCCCGAGCTTCGCTGGGCCGGCGGCGAGCTTCGCCGCTGGCGCGACGCCCTGTACGCGGGTCCGGCGCTTTCGCCGCCGCCGCGCCGTCCGCTGTCCTGGGACGGGCGGGGGACGCTGACGCTGCCGGCCGGGTGCGGCCGGCTGCGCCTCGTGCCGGCGGCGGTGGGGATCGATCCGGCGCGGCTCGCGGGGGGGCTCGAGGTGCGCTGGCGCGTGGGCGGCGAGCGGCTGCGGCCGGCCGGCGCGGGGCGGCGGCGCAGCCTCAAGGCGCTGCTGCAGGAGGCGGGGGTGCCGCCATGGGTGCGGGCGCGGGCGCCGCTGCTCTATGCCGCAGGGGGGCTGGTGGCGGTGGGCGGCTGGTGGACGGCGGCCGAGGCCACGGCGGCGGGGGGCCTTGCGCCGGTGTGGGAGGCGCCGCGGCTTGCGGCCTGGAGCGGGTGCGCGCCGTTGTTCGCCCCCGGGGGCTCTGGTACCCTTTAGCGCCGTCGCGGCTGCGGCCGGCTTCCCGCGCTTCTCCCAATGACCAAGTTCATCTTCATCACCGGCGGCGTCGTCTCCTCGCTGGGCAAGGGCATCGCGGCGGCCTCCCTGGGCGCCATCCTCGAGGCCCGGGGGCTCAAGGTGAGCCTGTCCAAGCTGGATCCCTACATCAACGTCGATCCGGGCACCATGAGCCCGTTCCAGCACGGCGAGGTCTTCGTCACCGAGGACGGCGCCGAGACCGACCTCGATCTCGGCCACTACGAGCGCTTCGTGCGCATCACCACGAGCAAGCGCAACAACTACACCACCGGCCAGATCTACGAGCGCGTCATCCGCAAGGAGCGGCGCGGCGACTACCTGGGCGGCACGGTGCAGGTGATCCCGCACATCACCGACGAGATCAAGGAGTGCATCTGGCTGGGGGCGGGCGATGCCGACGTCGCCCTCGTGGAGATCGGCGGCACCGTGGGCGACATCGAGTCGCTGCCTTTCCTCGAGGCGATCCGGCAGATGGGGGTGGAGCTCGGGCACGAGCGGGCGATCTTCATCCACCTCACGCTGCTGCCGTACGTCGCCACCGCGGGGGAGATCAAGACCAAGCCGACGCAGCACTCGGTCAAGGAGCTGCGCTCCATCGGCATCCAGCCCGACATCCTCCTGTGCCGGGCCGACCGCGCGCTGCCGGCGGAGGAGCGGCGCAAGATCGCGCTCTTCACCAACGTCGAGGAGCGCGCCGTCATCTCCGCCCGCGACGTGGACAACATCTACAAGATCCCGCGCCTGCTCCACGAGCAGGGCCTCGACCGCATCGTCTGCGAGAAGCTGCGCATCGACGCCCCCGAGGCGGACCTGTCCGAGTGGGACCGGGTGGTGGAGGCCATGGAGCACCCGGAGGGCACCGTCCAGGTGGCCCTGGTGGGCAAGTACGTGGAGCTGGTGGATTCCTACAAGTCCCTCAACGAGGCCCTCGTGCACGCCGGCATCCACACCCGCACCCGGGTGGACATCCGCTACGTCGACTCCGAGCGGCTCGAGACGGAGGGCACGGGGCTGCTCGCCGGCGCCGACGCCATCCTCGTCCCCGGCGGCTTCGGCGAGCGCGGGGTCGAGGGCAAGATCGCCGCCGCCCGCTATGCGCGCGAGAACGGCATCCCCTATCTCGGCATCTGCCTCGGCATGCAGGTGGCGGTGATCGAGTTCGCACGCCACGTGGCGGGCCTCGCCGGGGCCCACAGCACGGAGTTCGATCCGGCCTGCGAGCACCCGGTCATCGCCCTCATCACGGAGTGGCAGAACCGCGACGGGCGGCTCGAGCGGCGCGACAAGGACTCCGACCTCGGCGGCACCATGCGCCTGGGCGGCCAGCCCTGCCGCCTGGTGCCGGGGACCCTGGCCCACGACCTCTACGGGCGCGACGTCATCGTCGAGCGCCACCGCCACCGCTACGAGTTCAACAACAACTACCTCGAGCGCCTGCAGGGGGCGGGGCTGGTGGTGTCCGGACGCTCCCACGACGGGCGCCTGGTGGAGGTGGTGGAGCTGCCGGATCACCCGTGGTTCCTGGCCTGCCAGTTCCACCCCGAGTTCACCTCCACCCCGCGCGACGGCCACCCGCTCTTCGCCGGCTTCATCCGCGCCGCGCGGATGCACCGCGAGCGCGAGCTGCCGGGGGCGGCGAGCGCATGAGGCTGTGCGGGTTCGAGGTCGGACCCGGCGCCCCCCTGCTCCTGATCGCCGGCCCCTGCGTCATCGAGAGCGAGGCGTTGGTGCTGGAGGTGGCCGAGCGGCTGCGCGGGATCACCGCCCGCCTGGGCGTCCCGTTCGTCTTCAAGGCCTCCTTCGACAAGGCCAACCGCAGCTCCCACGAGAGCTTCCGCGGCCCGGGGCTGGAGCGGGGGCTGGCGGCGCTGGAGCGGGTGCGGCGGGAGGTGGGCGTGCCGGTGCTCACCGACGTCCACGAGCACACGCCCCTGGCCGAGGTGGCGGCGGTGGTGGACGTGCTGCAGACGCCGGCCTTCCTCTGCCGCCAGACCGACTTCATCCAGGCGGTGGCCCGCCAGGGGCGCCCCGTCAACCTCAAGAAGGGCCAGTTCCTCTCCCCCTGGGAGATGGTCCACGTGGTGGCCAAGGCGCGCGCTGCGGGCAACGACGCCCTCCTCGTGTGCGAGCGCGGCTACAGCTTCGGCTACCAGAACCTGGTGGCGGACATGCGCTCGCTGGCGGTGCTGCGCACCACCGGCTGCCCGGTGGTCTTCGACGCCACCCACTCGGTGCAGCAGCCGGGCGGGCTCGGGGGGCGCTCCGGAGGCGACCGCCGCTTCGTGCCGGTGCTGGCGCGGGCGGCGGTGGCGGCCGGCGCCGACGGCATCTTCATGGAGACCCACCCGGATCCGGACCGGGCCCTCAGCGACGGGCCCAACTCCTGGCCCCTGGACCGGGTGGAGGCCCTGCTGGAGACCCTCGTGGCCCTGCGGGGCTGCGTCCGAGGGCTGCCGCAGGATCTCGACAGACCATGAGAAAGGCAACGTAACATCCCGGAAGGAAAGGAACGTTCATGTCGGAGATCGTCGACCTCAAGGCCCTGGAGATCCTCGATTCGCGCGGCAACCCCACGGTGGCGGTGGAGGCGCACCTGGCCTCGGGGGCGCGGGGCTGGGCCGCGGTGCCATCCGGGGCGTCCACCGGCACGCGGGAGGCGGTGGAGCTGCGCGACGGCGACGCCCGCTACGGCGGCAAGGGGGTGCGCCGGGCGGTGGCCCATGTCGAGGGGGAGATCCTCGCCGCGGTGCGGGGCATGGAGGCCGCGGAGCAGGAGGCCCTGGACCGGCGCCTGATCGAGCTCGACGGCACCCCCAACAAGGCCCGCCTCGGCGCCAACGCCATCCTCGGGGTGTCGCTGGCGGTGGCCAGGGCGGCCGCGGCCGAGGCCGGCGAGCCCCTCTACCGCCGGCTCGGGGGCGGCGCCGAGGCCTTCACCATGCCGGTGCCGATGATGAACGTCCTCAACGGCGGCGCCCACGCCGACAACAGCGTCGACGTGCAGGAGTTCATGATCCTGCCCACGGGCGCGCCGGACATGGCCGAGGCGATCCGCTACGGGGCCGAGATCTTCCACGCCCTCAAGGCGGTGCTGCGTGGGCGCGGGCTCGCCACCGGGGTGGGCGACGAGGGGGGCTTCGCCCCCGACCTGCCCTCCAACGAGGCGGCGCTGGAGGTCCTCATGGAGGCCATCGGGCGCGCCGGCTTCACCGCCGGGCGCGACATCCACCTGGGCCTCGATGTGGCCGCCAGCGAGCTGCGCGAGGGCGGGCGCTACCGCCTCGCCTCCGAGGGACGCGAGCTCGACGCCGGCGGCATGATCGATCTGCTCGCGGCGTGGGTCGAGCGCTACCCCATCGTCACCATCGAGGACGGCCTCGCCGAGGACGACTGGGCCGGCTGGCAGGAGCTGACGCGCCGTCTCGGCGGGCGGGTCCAGCTCGTGGGCGACGACGTCTTCGTCACCAACCCGGCCATCCTCCGGCGCGGCATCGACGAGGGCGTAGCCAACGCGATCCTGATCAAGCTCAACCAGATCGGCACCCTGACCGAGACCCTGGAGGCGATCCGCCTCGCCACCGAGGCCGGCTACGCCAGCATCGTCTCGCACCGCTCCGGCGAGACCGAGGACACCACCATCGCCGATCTCGCGGTGGGCTCGGCCGCGACCCAGATCAAGACCGGGTCGCTCTGCCGCACCGACCGCGTCGCCAAGTACAACCGGCTCCTCGCCATCGCCCGCGAGCTGGGGGATGCGGGCCGCTACCCGGGGCTTGCCGCCTTCCCGCGCGCGGAGGGCTGAGCGCGGGTGCGCTGGCTGCTGCTCCTCCTCGCCGTCCTGCTGGCGGTGCTGCAGTACCGCCTGTGGCTGGGGGAGGGCGGGCTGCGCAGCGTGGCCGCGCTGCAGCGGGCGATCGCCGCGCAGGCGGAGGAGAACGCGCGCCTGGCCGAGCGCAACCGCCGCCTCGCCGCCGAGGTCATGGATCTCAAGGAGGGGGTGGAGGCGATCGAGGAGCGGGCGCGCAGCGAGCTGGGCATGATCGGGCCCGGCGAGACCTTCTTCCAGGTGGTGGCGCCGGAGGCGGAGGATGGCCGCTGAGCGGCTGTGGGTGGTGGTGCCGGCGGCGGGGCGCGGCACCCGCATGGGGGCGGACCGGCCCAAGCAGTACCTGCGCCTGGCGGGGCGGCCCGTGCTCGAGCACGCGCTGCATCGGGCCTGCGCCCACCCGGCGGCGGCGGGCGCGGTGGTGGCGCTGGCCGCGGACGACGGCGGCTGGGGCGAGGTGCGGCCGCCGGAGGGGGTCGCGGTGGCCACCGTGACCGGCGGTGCCGAGCGCTGCGATTCCGTGCGGGCGGCGCTCGCCGCCCTCGCGGGACGGGCCCGGGCGGAGGACCTCGTGGCGGTGCACGACGCGGCGCGCCCGTGCCTGCCGCGGCGGGACCTGGAGGCGGTGGTGGCGGCGGCCGCCGCCGACGCGGACGGCGCGCTGCTCGCGCTGCCGGTGGGCGACACCCTCAAGCGCGAGGCCGAGGGCCGGGTCGCGGAGACGGTGCCGCGGGAGGGGCTGTGGCGCGCGCTCACGCCGCAGGTCTTCCGCTACGGGCTCCTGCGCGAGGCCCTCGAGGGCGCCGCCGGGGCGCCGGTCACCGACGAGGCGGCGGCGGTGGAGCGGCTCGGGCGGCGGCCGCGGCTGGTGGCGGGCAGCCCCCTCAATCTCAAGATCACCCATCCGGGCGACCTGGCGCTGGCGGCGGCGGCCCTGCGCCTGCTGGAGGAGGAGGGGGCATGATCCCGCGCATCGGCCACGGCTTCGACGTCCACCGCTTCGGGCCCGGCGACGGCGTGGTGCTGGGCGGCGTGCGCATCCCGCACACCCACGGGCTCATCGCCCACTCCGACGGCGACGTCGTCATCCACGCCCTCTGCGACGCCCTCCTCGGGGCCGCCGCCCTCGGCGACATCGGCCGCCACTTCCCCGACCGCGATCCGGCGTGGGCGGGGGCCGACAGCCGCGTGCTCCTGCGCGAGGTGGTGGCGAGGGTGGCGGCGGCGGGGCTGAGGCCCGGCAACGCCGACGTCACCGTCATCGCCCAGGCCCCGCGGCTCGCCCCCCACGTCGAGGTCATGCGCGCCCGCCTCGCCGCCGACCTCGGCGTCGAGGTGGGGGCGGTGAGCATCAAGGCCACCACCTCCGAGGGGCTCGGTGCCGTGGGCCGCGGGGAGGGCATCGCCGCCCACGCCGTGGTCCTGCTCCTGCCCCGTGGCTGAGGAGGGCGTGGCGCCGGGCGCCGTGGGGGATCCCCTGGCGGCGATCCCTTTCGCCCACGGGGGGCCGGTGGGGCGCGGGCGGCTGCGGGTGCGGCCCGAGGACTTCGTGGTCGAGGAGGTCCTGCGCTTCGCCCCAGAAGGCCGCGGCGAGCACGTCTACCTGCAGGTGGAGAAGGTGGATGCGGACACCGCGTGGGTGGCGCAGCGGCTCGCGCGGGCCGCCGGCATGGGCGCGGCGCGGGTGGCCTGGGCCGGCCTCAAGGACCGCCGCGCCGTCGCCCGCCAGTGGTTCTCCGTCCACCTGCCGCGTGCGCTGCCGGTGGACTGGGAACGGCACGCCGAGGGCCGTTTCCGCGTCCTCGCCGAGACCCGGCACCGGCGCGCGCTGCGCCGGGGCGGGCTCGCCGGCAACCGCTTCCGCCTCGTGGTGCGGGAGCTGAGCGCCGATCCGCGGGCGCTCGCCGCGCGTCTCGGGCGCATCGCCGAGGCGGGGGTGCCGAACCTCTTCGGGCCGCAGCGCTTCGGGCAGGGGGGGAGCAACCTGGAGGCCGCCGCGGTCTGGTTCGGCGGCGGCCCCGCCCCCACCGGGCGCTTCCGGCGCGGCATGGTGCTCTCGGCCGCCCGCGCCCACCTCTTCAACCGGGTGGCGGCGGCGCGCATCGCCGACGGCTCCTGGGCGCGGCTGCTGCCGGGGGAGGCGGTGGCGCTCGCCGGCTCGCGCTCGGTCTTCGCCGCGCCGCAGGCGGACGAGGCCCTGGCGCGGCGCTGCCGGCGCGGCGACCTCCACCCGAGCGGCCCCCTCTGGGGTGCCGGGCCGTCGCTGGCCTGCGGCGCCTGCGCCGCCCTCGAGGCGGCGGTGCTGGCGCCGTGGGCGGCCTGGTGCCGGGGCCTCGAGGCGGCAGGGCTCGCCCACGAGCGGCGGGCGCTGCGGGTGCTGCCACAGGGGCTGCGCTGGCGCCTGGAGGGCGACGCGCTGGTGCTGCGCTTCGCCCTGCCGTCCGGGGCCTATGCCACCGCCCTGGTACGCGAGCTGCTGGCATGCCCGCAGGACGCATGTGGTTAACGTGGCATTAACCCCGCATGGGCTACGCTTCGCGCTGGAGGCCCGGCGGCGAGGAGGCGGGGCAGAGGGAACACGGCGATGCGGGTGCTGCTGGTGGAGGACGATCATCCGCTGGGGGAGGGCGTGGCCGAGGGGCTCCGCCTGCAGGGCTACGTGGTGGACTGGGTCACGGGCGGCCGCGAGGCGCGGGGCATGCTGGAGGCCGGCGGCTACGACGCCGTCGTCCTCGACCTCCTGCTGCCGCCGCCGGACGGGTGGACGCTGCTGCGGGAGATGCGCCGGCGCGGGGACGACACGCCGGTGCTGGTGCTGACGGCGTGCGACGCGGTGGAGGCGCGGGTGCGGGGGCTCGACGAGGGGGCCGACGACTACCTCGTCAAGCCCTTCGACCTCGACGAGCTGTGCGCGCGCCTGCGGGCGATCCGGCGGCGGCGGGCGGGGCAGGTGGGGGCGCTCCTGCGCCACGGGGAGATCGCGGTGGACACGGCGGCGCACCGGGTCTGGCGGGACGGCGAGCCGGTACCGCTCACCCCGCGGGAGTTCGAGATCCTGGTCCTGCTCCTGGAGCATCGCGGGCGCGTGCTCTCGCGCAGCCGGCTCGAGCGCAGCCTCTACGACGACGCCGACCGGATCGAGAGCAACGCCGTCGAGGTCCACATCCATCACCTGCGGCGCAAGCTCGGCAGCGGGCTCATCCGCACCGTGCGCGGCGTCGGCTACGTCATCGACGCGCCGGCATGAAGGGTTCGCTGCGGGCGCGGCTGCTGCTGCCCCTGCTCGGCGGCACGCTGCTGCTGTGGGGTGTCGGGGCTGCGTTCAGCTACTGGCGCGCCACCCGCGAGGTGGCGGCCTTCCACGACGCGCAACTGGCGCAGACGGCGCGGGTGCTGCTCTCGTTGAGTCACCACGAGCTGGGCGAGGAGCTCGCCTTCCAGTCCGGGGCGGCGCCGTCGCCGGACTCGCTCCTGGCGCACCCGCGCGTCCTCGACTTGCCCATGGTGCACGACTACGAGGCCCCCGTGGCCTTCCAGGTCTGGGTCCTCGGCGACCGTCTCGTGCTGCGCTCGCCCAACGCGCCGGCGGGCGCACGGCTGGCGGAGGTGGCCGGCTTCTCGGAGCGGGAGATCGGCGGCGCGCGCTGGCGCGTCTACGCGGTGGTCCATCCGGCGGGCGAGATCGAGGCCCAGGTGGCCGAGCGGCTGGACCTGCGCGGCGGCCTGGCGCGCCAGGTGGC encodes:
- the ispD gene encoding 2-C-methyl-D-erythritol 4-phosphate cytidylyltransferase, which produces MAAERLWVVVPAAGRGTRMGADRPKQYLRLAGRPVLEHALHRACAHPAAAGAVVALAADDGGWGEVRPPEGVAVATVTGGAERCDSVRAALAALAGRARAEDLVAVHDAARPCLPRRDLEAVVAAAAADADGALLALPVGDTLKREAEGRVAETVPREGLWRALTPQVFRYGLLREALEGAAGAPVTDEAAAVERLGRRPRLVAGSPLNLKITHPGDLALAAAALRLLEEEGA
- the ispF gene encoding 2-C-methyl-D-erythritol 2,4-cyclodiphosphate synthase, which gives rise to MIPRIGHGFDVHRFGPGDGVVLGGVRIPHTHGLIAHSDGDVVIHALCDALLGAAALGDIGRHFPDRDPAWAGADSRVLLREVVARVAAAGLRPGNADVTVIAQAPRLAPHVEVMRARLAADLGVEVGAVSIKATTSEGLGAVGRGEGIAAHAVVLLLPRG
- the truD gene encoding tRNA pseudouridine(13) synthase TruD — protein: MAPGAVGDPLAAIPFAHGGPVGRGRLRVRPEDFVVEEVLRFAPEGRGEHVYLQVEKVDADTAWVAQRLARAAGMGAARVAWAGLKDRRAVARQWFSVHLPRALPVDWERHAEGRFRVLAETRHRRALRRGGLAGNRFRLVVRELSADPRALAARLGRIAEAGVPNLFGPQRFGQGGSNLEAAAVWFGGGPAPTGRFRRGMVLSAARAHLFNRVAAARIADGSWARLLPGEAVALAGSRSVFAAPQADEALARRCRRGDLHPSGPLWGAGPSLACGACAALEAAVLAPWAAWCRGLEAAGLAHERRALRVLPQGLRWRLEGDALVLRFALPSGAYATALVRELLACPQDACG
- a CDS encoding response regulator gives rise to the protein MRVLLVEDDHPLGEGVAEGLRLQGYVVDWVTGGREARGMLEAGGYDAVVLDLLLPPPDGWTLLREMRRRGDDTPVLVLTACDAVEARVRGLDEGADDYLVKPFDLDELCARLRAIRRRRAGQVGALLRHGEIAVDTAAHRVWRDGEPVPLTPREFEILVLLLEHRGRVLSRSRLERSLYDDADRIESNAVEVHIHHLRRKLGSGLIRTVRGVGYVIDAPA